The following are encoded in a window of Narcine bancroftii isolate sNarBan1 chromosome 2, sNarBan1.hap1, whole genome shotgun sequence genomic DNA:
- the LOC138753103 gene encoding uncharacterized protein, protein MAPTELTPSQPPLSSPPPTPAELTPSHPSCSPPHNLPLSSSPPSRAKLTTHNPAELTPTLPCRAHPSQPPPSSSPHSPHRAHPLTAPTELTSSQPHPPLPSSSLTPPTELSHSHPPPSSPPPTPTELTPSHPH, encoded by the exons atgg CCCCCACCGAGCTCACCCCCTCACAGCCCCCACTGAgctcaccccctcccacccccgccGAGCTCACTCCCTCCCATCCCAGTTGTTCACCCCCTCACAACCTCCCACTGagctcatcccctccctcccgcGCCAAGCTCACCACACACAACCCCGCCGAGCTCACCCCCACACTCCCCTGCCGAGCTCACCCCTCACAGCCCCCACCAAGCTCATCCCCTCACAGCCCCCACCGAGCTCATCCCCTCACAGCCCCCACCGAGCTCACCTCCTCACAGCCCCACCCACCCCTACCGAGCTCATCCCTCACACCCCCCACCGAGCTCTCCCACTCTCACCCCCCACCGAgctcaccccctcccacccccactgagctcaccccctcccacccccactga